A stretch of Streptomyces vietnamensis DNA encodes these proteins:
- a CDS encoding aldo/keto reductase: protein MTPYRNTLGHSAVQVTELAFGAAGIGNLFTAVTDAEAEQAVHAAWKAGVRYFDTAPHYGLGLSERRLGAALRSRPRNEYVVSTKVGRILVPTPEATGDDLANGFAVPATHRRRWDFSAHGVRRSIEDSLQRLGLDRIDVVYLHDPDDHLDQALETAYPELERLRAEGVLGAIGVGMNQAAPLARFVRDTDIDAVLLAGRYTLLDQGGLAELLPLAAERGVGVVIGGAFNSGLLADPRPGATFDYAVAPLDLFSRALDLKAVCERHGVPLRAAALRFPFGHPAVASVLVGLRSAAEVRDAAAMLAHHVPDALWAELEERGLLPADVPTPGEAG from the coding sequence GTGACCCCGTACCGGAATACGCTCGGCCACAGCGCCGTCCAGGTCACCGAGCTCGCCTTCGGAGCCGCCGGCATCGGCAATCTGTTCACGGCCGTGACGGACGCCGAGGCCGAACAGGCCGTGCACGCCGCCTGGAAGGCGGGCGTACGGTACTTCGACACCGCCCCGCACTACGGCCTCGGCCTGTCCGAGCGGCGCCTGGGCGCCGCCCTGCGCTCCCGCCCCCGGAACGAGTACGTGGTCTCCACGAAGGTCGGCCGGATCCTGGTCCCGACCCCGGAAGCCACCGGGGACGACCTCGCGAACGGCTTCGCCGTCCCCGCCACGCACCGCAGGCGCTGGGACTTCAGCGCCCACGGCGTGCGCCGGTCGATCGAGGACAGCCTGCAGCGGCTCGGCCTCGACCGCATCGACGTCGTCTACCTCCACGACCCCGACGACCACCTCGACCAGGCCCTCGAAACGGCGTACCCCGAGCTGGAACGGCTCCGCGCCGAAGGCGTGCTCGGCGCGATCGGCGTCGGCATGAACCAGGCCGCCCCGCTCGCCCGCTTCGTCCGCGACACCGACATCGACGCCGTCCTCCTGGCCGGCCGCTACACCCTCCTCGACCAGGGCGGCCTCGCCGAACTGCTGCCGCTCGCCGCCGAGCGTGGTGTCGGCGTCGTGATCGGCGGCGCGTTCAACTCCGGCCTGCTCGCCGACCCCCGCCCCGGTGCCACCTTCGACTATGCGGTGGCGCCCCTCGACCTGTTCTCCCGGGCCCTGGACCTCAAGGCCGTGTGCGAGCGGCACGGGGTACCGCTGCGAGCCGCCGCACTCCGCTTCCCGTTCGGGCACCCGGCCGTCGCGAGCGTCCTCGTCGGGCTCCGCAGTGCCGCCGAGGTCCGAGACGCCGCCGCCATGCTCGCCCACCACGTCCCGGACGCGCTGTGGGCGGAACTCGAGGAACGCGGACTGCTCCCGGCCGACGTCCCGACACCGGGGGAGGCCGGCTGA
- a CDS encoding (Fe-S)-binding protein — protein MRVALFLTCFNDTLFPDTGRAVVTVLERLGHTVDFPQEQTCCGQMHFNTGYRPEAVPLVERFARTFAAYDAVVTPSASCAGMIRDSHPVLAREHGSAALQRHVAEVAPRVHEFTEFLTDVLGVTDVGARFPHRVAYHPACHSLRGLRLGDRPHRLLSGVKDIELVDLPAADSCCGFGGTFAVKNAETSSAMLADKTGGVLDSGADVLCAVDNSCLMHIGGGLSRQGSAVRTLHLAEILAHTEGATP, from the coding sequence ATGCGCGTCGCCCTCTTCCTCACCTGCTTCAACGACACCCTCTTCCCCGACACCGGCCGGGCCGTGGTCACCGTCCTCGAACGCCTCGGCCACACCGTGGACTTCCCGCAGGAGCAGACCTGCTGCGGGCAGATGCACTTCAACACCGGATACCGCCCGGAGGCCGTCCCCCTGGTGGAGCGCTTCGCGCGGACCTTCGCCGCCTACGACGCCGTGGTCACCCCCTCGGCCTCCTGCGCCGGCATGATCCGTGACAGCCACCCCGTCCTCGCCCGGGAGCACGGATCCGCCGCGCTCCAACGGCACGTCGCGGAAGTGGCGCCCCGCGTCCACGAGTTCACCGAGTTCCTCACCGACGTCCTCGGCGTGACCGACGTCGGCGCACGCTTCCCGCACCGGGTCGCGTACCACCCCGCCTGTCACTCCCTGCGCGGGCTCAGGCTGGGCGACCGGCCGCACCGGCTCCTGAGCGGGGTGAAGGACATCGAACTCGTCGACCTGCCCGCCGCCGACTCCTGCTGCGGCTTCGGCGGCACCTTCGCCGTCAAGAACGCGGAGACCTCGAGCGCCATGCTCGCCGACAAGACCGGGGGAGTCCTCGACAGCGGCGCCGACGTGCTGTGCGCCGTCGACAACTCCTGCCTGATGCACATCGGAGGAGGCCTGTCCCGCCAGGGCAGCGCCGTACGCACCCTGCACCTGGCCGAGATCCTCGCGCACACGGAAGGAGCCACCCCATGA
- a CDS encoding LutB/LldF family L-lactate oxidation iron-sulfur protein gives MSDPAGRGVVWLGSPAFPDAARDALKDTQLRANLKRATSTIRDKRLAVASELDDWEELRTSAAAIKKRTARHLDHYLVQLEESVTAAGGTVHWASDAAEANRIVTELVRATGEREVVKIKSMATQEIGLNEHLADEGITAYETDLAELIVQLGEDRPSHILVPAIHKNRTEIRDLFAAEMGHWGRPAPDGLTDDPAELADAARRHLREKFLTAKVAVSGANFAVADTGTVVVVESEGNGRMCLTLPPTLITVMGIEKVVPTWTDLEVFLQLLPRSSTGERMNPYTSTWTGTTDGDGPAAFHLVLLDNGRTDTLADTVGRQALACIRCSACLNVCPVFERTGGHAYGSVYPGPIGAVLTPQLVGVENAASLPFASTLCGACYDACPVKIDIPEVLAHLRARVVEQARAERRTPTAEALAMKAAATVLGSPALLGVAQRTAAIGGRALARRGRIGRLPGPLRGWSDSRDTPAPPAESFRTWWRKNRSQKEGER, from the coding sequence ATGAGCGATCCCGCAGGCCGAGGTGTCGTCTGGCTCGGTTCCCCGGCCTTCCCCGACGCCGCCCGCGACGCGTTGAAGGACACACAGCTCCGTGCCAACCTGAAGCGGGCCACCTCCACCATCCGCGACAAACGCCTCGCGGTCGCCTCCGAGCTGGATGACTGGGAGGAGCTGCGCACCTCGGCCGCCGCGATCAAGAAGCGCACCGCCCGCCATCTCGACCACTACCTGGTCCAGTTGGAGGAGTCGGTCACCGCGGCGGGCGGCACCGTCCACTGGGCCTCGGACGCCGCCGAGGCCAACCGCATCGTCACCGAGCTCGTACGGGCGACCGGCGAGCGCGAGGTCGTGAAGATCAAGTCGATGGCGACCCAGGAGATCGGACTCAACGAGCACCTCGCGGACGAGGGGATCACGGCCTACGAGACCGACCTCGCCGAACTCATCGTCCAGCTCGGCGAGGACCGCCCCTCCCACATCCTCGTCCCCGCCATCCACAAGAACCGCACCGAGATCCGCGACCTCTTCGCCGCCGAGATGGGCCACTGGGGGCGCCCGGCGCCCGACGGCCTCACCGACGACCCGGCCGAACTCGCCGACGCCGCTCGCCGCCACCTCCGCGAGAAGTTCCTCACCGCCAAGGTCGCCGTCTCCGGCGCCAACTTCGCCGTCGCCGACACCGGCACCGTCGTCGTGGTCGAGTCCGAGGGCAACGGCCGGATGTGCCTCACCCTCCCACCCACCCTGATCACGGTCATGGGCATCGAGAAGGTCGTCCCCACCTGGACCGACCTGGAGGTCTTCCTGCAGCTGCTGCCCCGCTCGTCGACCGGCGAGCGGATGAACCCGTACACCTCCACCTGGACCGGCACCACCGACGGCGACGGACCGGCCGCGTTCCACCTCGTCCTCCTCGACAACGGCCGCACCGACACCCTCGCCGACACCGTCGGCCGCCAGGCCCTCGCCTGCATCCGCTGCTCGGCCTGCCTCAACGTGTGCCCGGTCTTCGAGCGCACCGGCGGCCACGCATACGGATCGGTCTACCCCGGCCCGATCGGCGCCGTCCTCACCCCGCAGCTCGTCGGTGTGGAGAACGCGGCCTCGCTGCCCTTCGCCTCCACGCTGTGCGGCGCCTGCTACGACGCCTGCCCGGTGAAGATCGACATCCCGGAGGTACTGGCCCACCTGCGGGCCCGGGTCGTCGAGCAGGCGCGCGCCGAAAGGCGTACCCCCACCGCCGAGGCGCTGGCCATGAAGGCCGCCGCCACCGTCCTCGGCTCACCGGCACTGCTCGGCGTCGCCCAGAGGACGGCGGCGATCGGCGGCAGGGCCCTCGCCCGGCGCGGCCGCATCGGCCGCCTGCCGGGTCCGCTGCGCGGGTGGTCGGACTCCCGCGACACCCCCGCACCGCCGGCGGAGTCGTTCCGTACCTGGTGGCGCAAGAACCGCTCGCAGAAGGAAGGGGAACGATGA
- a CDS encoding LutC/YkgG family protein has product MSSREAILGRVRAALADVPVDEIPEDVPVPRNYRRAHTAPGDDLVTLFAERVADYRATVHRTDETGLTDAIAAALTARGVRRLALPRDFPSALLPSGPWTWHREPLEVPDLDALDGTVTLAAAGIAVTGTVVLDTGAGQGRRALTLVPDHHLCIVYAEQIAADVPDALGLLDPTRPLTFVSGPSATSDIELDRVEGVHGPRTLDVIVVDPTHPEHP; this is encoded by the coding sequence ATGAGCAGCCGCGAGGCGATCCTCGGCCGCGTCCGCGCCGCACTCGCGGACGTACCCGTCGACGAAATCCCGGAGGACGTTCCCGTACCGAGGAACTACCGGCGCGCCCACACCGCACCGGGCGACGACCTCGTCACCCTGTTCGCCGAACGGGTCGCCGACTACCGCGCCACCGTCCACCGCACCGACGAGACCGGACTGACCGACGCGATCGCCGCCGCGCTCACCGCCCGTGGTGTCCGCCGGCTGGCCCTGCCCCGCGACTTCCCCTCCGCGCTGCTGCCCTCCGGCCCCTGGACGTGGCACAGGGAACCGCTGGAGGTGCCCGACCTGGACGCCCTGGACGGCACCGTCACCCTCGCCGCCGCGGGCATCGCCGTCACCGGGACCGTCGTCCTCGACACCGGCGCCGGGCAGGGCCGTCGCGCCCTCACCCTCGTCCCCGACCACCACCTGTGCATCGTGTACGCCGAGCAGATCGCCGCCGACGTCCCCGACGCGCTCGGCCTCCTCGACCCGACCCGGCCGCTCACTTTCGTGTCCGGCCCCTCCGCGACCAGCGACATCGAACTCGACCGCGTCGAAGGCGTCCACGGCCCCCGCACCCTCGACGTCATCGTCGTCGACCCCACCCACCCGGAGCACCCATGA